A genomic stretch from Helianthus annuus cultivar XRQ/B chromosome 1, HanXRQr2.0-SUNRISE, whole genome shotgun sequence includes:
- the LOC110895367 gene encoding probable glycosyltransferase At5g03795 translates to MNVQSWKKILLIILSFISIFGLFILFIIPDHFSKVSISHSSSLPSSSSLSLIDEADQQRRVSRKITSSLGKIEAGLAKSRALIIKKSGANRTVDDHDEDYVPSGSVYWNPDLFHRSYLVMEKELKIYVYEEGNLPVFHDAPCDGILGMEGIFINDMEISRFRTRDPDEAHLFFLPFSIVSIVHYVFERETRLWSDMKNTVIDYVNVIAEKYPYWNRSRGADHFMLACHDWGPEISSAIPTLYKNSIRALCNANTSEGFNLTRDVSIPEIYLPHGTTKGLLGGPSPSKRTTLVFFSGGVHGYIREVLLDHWENKTEDGVKIQKYLSKGEDYYDEVRKSKYCICASGWEVASPRMVEALYMGCVPVLIKDHYAKPFNDILDWRKFSIDIGLENIPNLKTILMRISQRKYIRLQRNGVQVRKHFVVNLPPKRYDVFHMILHSIWLRRLNTRIHDPHQP, encoded by the exons ATGAATGTGCAGAGTTGGAAGAAAATACTACTCATAATCCTCTCTTTCATTTCAATTTTCGGATTATTTATCCTCTTCATAATTCCAGATCATTTTTCAAAGGTTTCGATTTCTCACTCGAGTTCATTGCCATCTTCTTCCTCGTTATCACTGATCGATGAAGCCGATCAACAACGGAGAGTTTCGAGGAAAATTACTAGCAGTTTGGGGAAAATTGAAGCTGGATTAGCTAAATCTCGAGCGTTGATTATTAAAAAATCTGGTGCTAATCGAACGGTTGATGATCATGATGAAGATTATGTGCCTTCTGGTTCGGTTTATTGGAACCCTGATTTGTTTCACAG GAGTTACCTAGTGATGGAGAAAGAGTTGAAGATATATGTTTATGAAGAAGGCAACCTGCCAGTTTTTCACGATGCACCTTGTGATGGGATTCTTGGAATGGAAGGAATCTTCATAAACGATATGGAAATTAGTCGGTTTCGTACAAGAGACCCTGATGAAGCTCATCTTTTCTTCCTCCCGTTTAGCATTGTGTCCATCGTTCATTATGTTTTTGAGAGAGAAACCCGACTTTGGAGTGATATGAAGAACACTGTCATCGACTATGTTAATGTCATAGCCGAGAAATATCCATATTGGAACCGAAGCCGTGGTGCTGATCACTTCATGCTTGCTTGTCATGATTGG GGGCCTGAAATCTCATCTGCGATTCCTACCTTATACAAGAACTCCATTCGAGCTCTTTGTAACGCGAACACTTCAGAAGGATTCAACCTTACAAGAGACGTCTCAATCCCAGAAATATATCTTCCTCATGGTACAACCAAAGGGTTGCTAGGTGGTCCTTCCCCATCCAAACGAACCACCCTAGTCTTCTTTTCCGGTGGTGTTCATGGCTACATACGCGAAGTACTTCTTGACCATTGGGAAAACAAGACTGAAGACGGTGTCAAGATCCAAAAATACCTCTCAAAGGGCGAAGATTATTACGATGAG GTAAGAAAAAGCAAGTATTGCATTTGCGCAAGTGGTTGGGAAGTGGCGAGCCCAAGAATGGTGGAAGCGTTGTACATGGGTTGCGTACCCGTCCTCATAAAGGATCATTATGCAAAGCCATTCAACGACATACTGGATTGGCGCAAGTTTTCAATCGACATTGGACTTGAAAACATCCCTAATTTGAAAACCATTCTAATGAGAATCTCTCAAAGAAAGTACATTAGATTGCAAAGAAATGGTGTTCAAGTTCGAAAGCATTTTGTGGTAAATTTACCTCCCAAGAGATATGATGTTTTTCATATGATTCTACATTCTATATGGCTAAGAAGATTGAATACTCGTATTCATGATCCTCACCAACCATGA